One genomic window of Quercus robur chromosome 6, dhQueRobu3.1, whole genome shotgun sequence includes the following:
- the LOC126688826 gene encoding ADP-ribosylation factor 2-like produces MGLSFTKLFSRLFAKKEMRILMVGLDAAGKTTILYKLKLGEIVTTIPTIGFNVETVEYKNISFTVWDVGGQDKIRPLWRHYFQNTQGLIFVVDSNDRDRVVEARDELHRMLNEDELREAVLLVFANKQDLPNAMNAAEITDKLGLHSLRQRHWYIQSTCATSGEGLYEGLDWLSNNIANKV; encoded by the exons ATGGGGCTGTCCTTCACCAAGCTTTTCAGCCGGCTTTTTGCCAAGAAAGAGATGCGTATTCTTATGGTTGGTCTCGACGCTGCTGGTAAAACCACAATATTGTATAAGCTCAAGTTAGGAGAAATAGTTACCACCATCCCTACCATTG GATTTAATGTGGAAACTGtggaatataaaaatattagcTTCACTGTGTGGGATGTTGGTGGTCAGGACAAG ATTCGACCTTTATGGAGGCACTACTTCCAAAACACACAAGGGCTTATATTTGTGGTTGATAGTAATGACCGAGACCGTGTTGTTGAGGCTAGAGATGAGCTGCACAGGATGTTGAATGAG GATGAATTAAGAGAGGCTGTGTTGCTTGTGTTTGCAAACAAGCAAGATCTTCCTAATGCAATGAATGCTGCTGAGATCACTGATAAGCTTGGCCTTCATTCTCTCCGGCAACGCCATTG GTACATCCAGAGCACATGTGCAACTTCTGGTGAAGGATTGTATGAGGGGCTGGATTGGCTCTCAAACAACATTGCTAACAAG GTTTAG